A genomic window from Purpureocillium takamizusanense chromosome 2, complete sequence includes:
- a CDS encoding uncharacterized protein (EggNog:ENOG503NXX8~COG:A) — MSFPNGTPPATDMSAVAPPPGGQEQPKTTLWMGELEPWMDENFIKGVFLSAAGETVNVKVIRDKNSGNAGYCFVEFTTPDAATKALGLNGTPVPNSSRQFKLNWASGGGLVDRRDDRGPEYSIFVGDLGPEVNEYVLVSLFQARFPSCKSAKIMTDAMSGQSRGYGFVRFSDENDQQRALVEMQGVYCGNRPMRISTATPKNRGNHGFGGHGQQGGPMMGGGMPQQQMWGGMGGFPYGGGYNPATQMNQFTDPNNTTVFVGGLSGYVTEDELRSFFQGFGEITYVKIPPGKGCGFVQFVHRHAAEMAINQMQGYPIGNSRVRLSWGRSQNNSGVGTPYRPAPPPPHYMGMPGQPGPGPYGPQHFGGPAPGLQAPPGPPGPGPAGPPQ, encoded by the exons ATGTCTTTCCCCAACGGAACCCCCCCTGCCACTGACATGTCGGCTgtggcccctccccctggtGGCCAGGAGCAGCCCAAGACGACTCTCTG GATGGGCGAGCTTGAGCCTTGGATGGACGAGAACTTCATCAAGGGCGTTTTCCTCTCCGCCGCTGGTGAGACCGTCAACGTCAAGGTCATCCGCGATAAGAATTCTGG TAACGCTGGCTACTGCTTCGTGGAGTTCACCACTCCTGACGCGGCCACCAAGGCCCTTGGACTGAACGGCACCCCTGTTCCCAACAGCTCCCGTCAGTTTAAGCTTAACTGGGCTTCTGGTGGCGGACTGGTTGACCGCCG TGACGACCGTGGACCCGAGTACAGCATCTTTGTCGGTGATCTCGGCCCCGAGGTTAACGAGTACGTCCTGGTTTCTCTCTTCCAGGCTCGCTTCCCGTCCTGCAAGTCCGCCAAGATCATGACGGATGCCATGTCCGGCCAGAGCCGCGGCTACGGCTTCGTCCGCTTCTCCGACGAGAACgaccagcagcgcgccctcgTTGAGATGCAGGGTGTGTACTGCGGCAACCGGCCCATGAGAATCTCGACCGCCACGCCCAAGAACCG TGGCAACCATGGTttcggcggccacggccagcagggcggccccatgatgggcggcggcatgccccagcagcagatgtGGGGAGGCATGGGCGGCTTCCCCTACGGTGGTGGCTATAACCCTGCCACCCAGATGAACCAGTTCACGGAccccaacaacaccaccgtCTTCGTCGGTGGCCTGTCCGGTTACGTCACCGAAGACGAGCTCCGATCTTTCTTCCAGGGCTTCGGCGAGATCACCTACGTCAAGATCCCCCCTGGCAAGGGCTGCGGCTTCGTCCAGTTCGTCCACCGCCACGCTGCCGAGATGGCCATCAACCAGATGCAGGGCTACCCCATTGGCAACTCGCGTGTGCGCCTCAGCTGGGGCCGATCCCAGAACAACTCGGGCGTTGGAACCCCCTACCgcccggcgcctcctccccctcacTACATGGGCATGCCCGGCCAGCCTGGCCCCGGTCCCTACGGCCCTCAGCACTTTGGCGGCCCTGCTCCCGGCCTTCAGGCTCCTCCAGGCCCCCCTGGCCCCGGCCctgccggcccgccgcag TAA